CCGAATTGGTGCCCGCCTGGATGATCTGCTGATAGGCCAGCGTCTCGAAGTCGGCGCGATCCTTCTTGAAACCGGTCGTGTTGACGTTCGCCAGATTGTTGGCGATCACGCGCATCTTCGTGTTCTGCGCGTCAAGGCCGGTGCGGGCGACATGAAGGGCGGCGTTGCTCATCGTTCAATCTCCGTGCGGCATTCCAGAAGGATGCTCATGCATCCATCGCAGCAAGATGCGTGCCAATATTAACCATGCGCCTCAGCTATCGAGGCGCATCAGCGAAGCGCCGCCGTCATCCATCTGCTTGGCGGTGTCGATCATCTTCACCTGGGTTTCCCAGGCGCGGCTTGCCTCGATCATCTGGATCAGGGCCTGGGTCGAATTGACGTTCGACCCTTCGAGCGATCCGGATGTGACGCTGGCCAGTGGATCGGACGGCAGCGCGCCGCCATTCACCTCGCGGAACAGGCCGTCATTGCTCTTGGCGATGCTGGAGCCGGCGGCGTTGACCAGCTTCAGCCTGTCGATCTGCTGCGGATTGGCGGGGTCGCCGCCCTGCGGCACGCCCCAGATGCCGCCATCCTTGGCGATCGATACGCTGTCCATCTGCGGCAGGATGATGGGGCCGCCTTCGCCCAGCACGGCCAGGCCGTCGCCGGTGGTCAGCAGGCCGCTATCGGTGATGCGCAGGTCGCCGCGGCGCGTATAGGCTTCGCTGCCGTCCGTGGCCTGAACGGCGAGCAGGGCATCGCCGTTCATCGCCACGTCCAGCCCGTTGCCGGTTTCGATGACCGCGCCTTGCGTCATGTCGGCGGCGATCACCTGTTCCGAAGCCTGAGCGCGGGTATCGAAGGTGTCGCCCTTGATCCAGCGCGTTTCGGCATTGGCGATTTCGGCGCGGAAGCCGACGGTGTTGACGTTCGCGAGATTGTTCGCGACCGACGCCTGCCGCGCCATCGCGCCGCGCATGGCCGTCAGAGCCGTGTTGACGAGCCGGTCCATGAGCTGCCCCTTCTATCTCTTGCCTGACGGTTCAGGTGCGCAGGTTGACGATGGTGGTGGTCAGCGTGTTTGCCGCCTCGATCGCCTTGCTGTTCGCCTGGAAATTGCGCTGCGCCGCGATCAGGTTCACCAGTTCCTCGGTGATGTCGACGTTGGAGCGTTCCAGCGATCCGGAATTGACCGCGCCGAACAGGCCCTGATTGGCGGTGCCCAGCATCGGATCGCCGCTGGCCACCGTCGACGTCCAGTGCGCGTCGCCCTGCTGGCGCAGGCCTTCCTGACTGTTGAAGGAGGCGAGGGCGACCTGGCCCAGATAGACGGTGCTGCCGTCGGCATAGACGGCTGAGACGAGACCTGCCTTCGATACGCCGACGCTGGTGAGTTGCGCGCCGCCGGCTGCGCCGTTCAGCGTGGTCGGAATTTGCAGGTCGCTAAGGTCGGCCGGGGTCGCGCCGGTCGTGGCGCCGGTCGGGACGCCGGTCTGGGGGTCGACCGCAAACACCTGGATGCGCGACCCGGTGGTGTCGACGACAAATCGGTTCTCATCGACCGCGAAGGCGCCATTGCGGGTGTAGCCGACATTGCCGTCTTCCCCCTTCACGGTGAAGAAGCCTTCGCCGGTGATGGCCAGATCCAGCGTCTTGTCGGTGGTTTCGACCGTACCCTGGGTGAACTGCTGGGTAACGCCCTGCACGCGCACGCCCTGGCCCGCGACCTGGCTGGTGGTCTGCATCGGCGCGGCGGCGAAGATGTCGCCGAACTGCGCCTTGCTCTTCTTGAAGGCGGTGCTGCTCACGTTGGCGACATTGTTGGCAACGGTCGAAAGATCGGTCTGCGAAGCCTTGAGGCCCGACAGGGAGATGTAGAAGGACATGGCGTTGCTCCTTGGGTGAAAAGGATGAGGGGAAAGGTCTTACATCAGGCTGATCGCGTCGGACGGGCTGTAGCTGCCGAGCGCGGTGATGAGCTTGGAGGAGGAACCGTCCGCAGGTGACTGGACGGCGGCGATGGTGGCCCAGGTCGCGACCTTGCTGGGGGTCGCGCCCGTAACCTTGACCTGCAGGGCGGCGGTGGTGACGGTTTCACCCGCATCATCCTTGCCATCCCAGTAGAAGGTGACGTCGCCGGCCGGCTGCGATCCCATATCGATGGACTTGACGACGTTGCCGCTGGCATCGACCAGGCTGATGGTCGCGCCCTCCACGGCGGAAGGCAGGGTGATCTGGCCGGCATAGGTGCCCGCCGCATCGGGGACGGCGATATTGCTCTGGACCAGCATCGACTTGCCGATCCAGCTCGCCGCATCGCCCAGCCGCGTACCGGTCAGCTCACTCGCCAGGCCTTTCAGCGTCGCGTTCATTTCCGCGATGCCCGTCGAATTGGTGATGGTTGCCATCTGCGACACCATTTCGGCATTGTCGACCGGCGCGAACGGGTCCTGATACTGCATCTGCGCGGTCAGCAGCCGCAGGAAGCTCGACTGATCCATGGTCGCGCTGCCCTTGCCGATGGTGGCGTTGGGATTATAGGTCGAAAGGCCCGCGCTGTCGGTGACGGTGGAGGTCATGCTCATTTGCCGATCCTTATGGTTTCGAGCATCAGGGATTTGGCGGTGTTCAGCACCTGCACATTATTCTGGTACATGCGGGCGGTCTCGATCATGTCGACCAGCTCCGCATTGCTATCCACGGCCGCTTCCCAGACATCGCCGTTGGCGTCGGCCAGCGGATGATTGGGGTCGTGGCGCTTTGTCGGCTGCGCATTGGTGGTGACGACAGACTTGACCTTGACGGTCGAGATGCCGGGCGTGTCGGTGACGGATTCGAACACCGGCTTGATCGCCCGATAGGCTTCGCCCGCGCTGCCGGTCACATTGCCGGCATTGGCCATGTTGGATGCGGTCGCGTTGAGCCGTACGAGCTGCGCGCTCATGGCGCGGCCAGCGATGTCGAAGACGTTCATAGGATTTGAGCCGCTCATGCTCATTCTCCCTTCAGCGCGCGGTTGATGGTGTTGATGCGCCCCTCCAGGAAGGAGAGGGTGGTGCGGTATTTGACCGCATTTTCGGCGAACAAGGTCTGCTCGGTGCTCAGTTCGACGGTATTGCCGTCCAGGCTGGGCTGGAGCGGGACGCGATAGCCCATCGAATCATCGACGGCCTTGGCCATGTCGGTGGCGGAGCTGCCGGCCTGTGTGGTGGCCTGCTTGAGCGCCGCCTCAAAATCGATGTCGCGCGCTTTGTAGCCGGGGGTCGAGGCATTGGCGATGTTGGACGCCAGCAGGGAAAGGCGCTGCGAGCGAAGCGCCAGCGCCTTTCCATGAATACCGAACAGATTGTCCTCGACCGACATGCGAAAATTTGCCCTAAAGTTTCCGATCCTCCCGCCGTTCTGATGCCTGATGGCGCCTTCTGCGGGTGATCCAGCCTGTAATCAGCAAGAGTCGTGCCAATTTGCGTGGGTAACGCATCGGCAGGACGGATCTTCGCCGGGAATGGCAGGCGCGCAAGAAGGGGCGGCAAGGGCGGCAAATTTTTGCCGGTCAGCGGCAGGGCGTTGCCGTCGGGCGACGAGATGATGAAGGACGGGACATTCATGATCGCGATTTTCAGCCATTTGTTCGATCCGCTGACCTTGCTGGCGATGCTGGGAGGCATCGGCCTGGTGGCGCTGTTCCAGAATGGTGCGGGGGCGATGGCGCGCGCCATGACGGCGCTGCGCCCGCTGCTGGTCGCCGACACCTCGCGTGATCGGGATGCGGCGCGGGCGGCGATGCTCAGGATCGATCAACTCGCGCAGTTGCGCGGCCTGGCCTGCACCGACCGGGTGAAGACCGCCAACCCGTTCCTGACCGATGCGGTGCGCAAGCTCGCCAATTGCGACAGCACGGAATCGTTCGAGCTGTGGGCGGCGCAGGCGCTGGCCGACCGGGCGCAGCGCCATGGCGCCGTGCACAAGGTCTGGCTGTCGATTGCCGATGCCGCGCCCGCTCTGGGCCTTGCCGGTACGATCATCGGCCTAATTGGCATGTTTGCGGCGATGGATGATCCCGCCGCGCTCGGTCCGTCGATGGCGTTGGCGCTGCTCACCACCTTTTATGGCGTCGTCATTGCCAACATGATCGCCGTACCCATTGCGGCGCGTCTTTCCGACCTTTCCGACAGTGAGCTGGCCTGGCAGCGAGAGGCCGTGGACCGGATGTCGGCGATAGCGCGGCGCGAAAATGCGCCGTTGCGCCGGGCCTCGATCCGCGAGGTCGCATGATCGCGTCTTCCCCCGCATCCGTCCGGCGCAACCGCTGGGCGGTGAGTTTTGCCGATCTGCTGCTGCTCCTGCTGGCCTTTTTCGTGCTGTTGCAGGCCAGCGGATCGCGTCGCGACGCGCTGCTGGCGCAGGTCAGCCAGCAATTTGGCGGTCGGGCGAGGGTGCAGGGCGAAGAACTGCGCGCGGCGGACCTGTTCGCGCCGGGCGAGGCACTGCTGACCGAGGCTGGCCGTGCGCGGCTGCGCGTGGTGGCGCGCGCATTTACCAAGGCGCCGGGCAGGGTGGAAATACGCAGCCATGGCGTCGATCCGTCGCGCCAGCGCTTCGACGAATGGGATCTCGCCGCCGCCCGTCTGGGTGCGGTGGCGCGCACGCTGCGCGAGGACGGAATCGTGGAGGACCGATTGCTGATCCGGGGCCTCGATCAGGCCGATGGCAAGGCCGGGCAGGGGCAGGTCATCCGCATCGCGCCGGGGCGGTGAAGAAGGATTGACGTTAACTGGCACGAAAATTGCTGAAATCATGGCTCAACCTGTCCGCCTCGTCAGGAGACATGCCGTGTTCCGATTTTCGTCCATCCTTCTCGCCGCCGCCGCGCTGCCTGTTGCGCAGCCTGCGCTGGCGCAGCAGTCATTCGAGAATCTCGACCGCATCGACAGCCTGGTCGCCATGACTGTGGGCGCCAATCTGGGCGAGCCGGGCGGCCCCGCCGCGCCGGTCGATCGCCGCCTGCGTCTGGCCGCCTGCCCGACCACGCCGTCCGTCGAAGGACCGGTGTTCGGCGCGGCAATGGTGAAGTGCGAGGCGCTGGGCTGGCGCATCCGCGTGCCGCTGGTGGCGGGCGCGGCGGCCGCTGCCTCCGGCCCGCTCCCCAATGGCGGTGCTGGCGCCAGCCGGTTCGTCCGTGCAGCCGCTGCCTCCGCTTCCAAGATAAGTGTCGTGCGCAAGGGCGATCCCGTCCAACTCCAGGCTGGCAATACGGCCTTCAGCGTCTCGCGCATGATGATTGCGGACGAGGATGGCGCCGTCGGCGAGACGATCAGGGTGCGTGAAGACAGGAAAAGCGCACCGGTTTTCGCGCAGGTTGTGGAAATGGGGGTTGTGCGCATTCCCGGATTTAATAGTTTTTGAACTTGTCCGTTATAATGCCCGAAGGACGAGTGAAGGATTTTACCCGATGATTAACGCCGTGGGTCAGAGCATCAGCAGCGCGATCGGCGCCACCAGCCTGCGTGAGGGGGGCAAGGCGCGGGCCGCCTCCACCGCCGATGCGACGACGATATCCGCCTCCTCGGCTTCGGCCAGCCCCGCCGCGCGCATGGCGGCCGAAGGCGCGCCGGTTGACCTTGATCGCATCGCTGCGATCAAATCCGCCATCGCTTCGGGCAATTACCCCGTCGATGCCGATGCCATTGCCGAGCGCATGATCGCGCTCGACCTGCCAAACGCCGGATAAGGACGACTGATATGCCGCTGGGTCTTGCCGCGCTGGATGATCTCTTCGATGCGTTCGAGGGTCTGCGCGAGGTACTTGGCGGTAATGATGCGGTCGCTATCGAAACCGCCAGCCAACGCGTCAGCACTGCCGCCGCAGCCGTTCGCGCGATCGGCGCCTGGCGCTCGGACCCGGCGGTGGTCGAGCGGTTGAGCACCCTGCTGCCTCTGCTTGAAAGCGCGCGCGTGCGCGTCAACCTGCTCGCCGATCACACCAGCCAGCGCCTGTCCATCCTGGCTTCGCATGGCGTGCAGGCCGCGCCGTTGACCTACGGGCGCTGAAATTTCTTCCCATCGATGCTGAAGCGGCGCCTGCGGGCGCCGTTTTGCGTTGGACCGGCTTCATTTTCTTGCGTCCGCGTTAACCAAATCTTGGCACAAGCCTTGCTCTAATGTCCTCACTAGCAAGTGGGGGTTTTGGTTCAGTGTCGGCTTTCGCAGACATATCGGCAACGGCAGGTTCGACCGGCAATCGCGTGACCAACGCGATTGCGATGGCGAGCCGTCGCACCGGTGTCGACTTCAGCTATCTGCTGGGGCAGGCGAAGATCGAATCCAGCCTCAATCCCACGGCGCGCGCGGCGACATCGTCCGCCAGCGGCCTCTATCAGTTCATCGACCAGAGCTGGCTTGCCGTCGTCGACAAGCATGGCGGCGAATATGGCCTGGGCTGGGCCGCCGATGCGATCAGCCGGGGCAGCAACGGCCGCTATTATGTGGCGGACCCCGAATTGCGCCAGCAGATACTGGACTTGCGCCAGCATCCGGAAACAGCCTCCGTCATGGCGGCGGAACATGCCGCCGACAATAAGGCCTATCTGGAAGAACGGCTGGGTCGCGACGCGGAACCGGTCGATCTCTATCTCGCGCATTTCCTGGGCGTGGGCGGCGCCAGCAAATTCCTGTCGGTTCATGACCGCGCGCCGCAGGCGAGCGCCGCGTCGCTTTTCCCTGCGGCCGCGCGCGCCAATCGCTCGATCTTCTACGATCGGGAGGGCAATGCCCGCAGCTTCTCCGAAATTCGCGATCGCTTCGCCGCCAAGCTGCAGAAAAGTTCCGATGGCCTCGGCGGACCCACCCAATATGTCGACGCCGCGCTCCCCGCGGGCGCGAAGACCGTCCAGCCCGCCGATTATGTGCGGATCGAAACCCAGCGCCTTTCGCAGCAGCCCGACGTGACCGTCGTGCCGCAGCCGCAAACGGCGCGCCTCGCCTATCTCATGCTCGCCACCCTCGGAAGGTAAACGGCTCGAAATGAACCCTGCCCAAGTCAAAGCGAAGATCTGGATGAGTGCCGCCAAGGGAGCCGTGCTGCCCTTCGCGACGTTGATGGTCGTGCTGTTCATGATGGTGCCGGTGCCGGCCGTCATGCTGGACATCGGCTTCATCACCAACATCATGATCTCGCTGGCCGTGCTGATGGTGGCGCTGAACGCGGCCAAACCGCTCGACTTTTCCAGCTTCCCGACGGTGCTGCTGTTTGCGACCCTGCTGCGCCTGGCGCTCAACGTCGCCTCGACCCGCGTCGTGCTTGTGCAGGGGCATGAAGGATCGGACGCGGCGGGCCAGGTGATCGAGGCGTTCGGTCACTTCCTGATCGGCGGCGACTATGTCGTGGGCATCTTCGTTTTCGCCATTCTGATGATCATCAACCTGGTCGTCATCACCAAGGGCGCGGGCCGTGTGTCCGAAGTGTCGGCGCGCTTCACCCTGGATGCCCTGCCGGGCAAGCAGATGGCGATCGACGCCGACCTCAACGCCGGTCTGATGACACCGGAAGAAGCCAAGCTGCGCCGCGCGGAAGTCGCGACCGAGGCTGACTTCTACGGTTCCATGGACGGCGCCAGCAAGTTCGTGAAGGGCGATGCGGTCGCGGGCATCCTGATCCTGGTCATCAACATCGTCGGCGGCATCATCCTGGGCGTGGTGAGCCATGGCCTCGCCATCGGCGAAGCGGCGCAGACCTATGTCATCCTCGCGATCGGCGACGCGCTGGTGGCGCAAATTCCCGCGCTGCTGCTGTCGATCGCTGCGGCCTCCATCGTCACCCGCGTCAAGAGCGAGCAGGATTTGTCGGCGCAGGTCGCCGGTCAGTTCGGCACGGGCAGGGCCTGGGTGCCGGTCGCCGCCATCCTGGGCTTCCTGGGCGTCCTGCCCGGCATGCCGCACATGATTATCCTGTCTGCCGCCGCCGTGGCCGGCGGCATCGCCTGGCAATTGCGCAAGGCGAGCCAGAAGAAAGCCGCCGAGCCGGCCCCGCTGCCGCCCGCGCCCAATCCCGCGCTGATCGAATGGGATGATGTGTCGGATGGCGCGATCCTGGGGCTGGAGATCGGCTATGGCCTCATCGCCCTGGTCGATGAGCGCAAGGGCGCGCCGTTGATGGCCCGCATCACGGGCATTCGTCGCCAATTGTCCAAGGAACTGGGCTTCGTCGTGCCGATGGTGCGGGTGAAGGACAATCTGGCGCTGGAACCCAACCAGTATCGCATCACCATCGCCGGCGTCATCGTGGGCGAGGATGAGATCTGGCCGGACGACCTGCTCGCGCTCGACAGCGGGGCGCTGGACGGCACGGTGCAGGGCCGCGTGACCAAGGACCCGACCTTCGGCCTCGACGCCGTCTGGATTTCACAGACCAGGCGCAGCGAGGCGGTGGTCGCCGGCTATACCGTGGTCGATCCCCCTACGGTGGTTGCGACCCATCTCAATCAGCTTATCGCCATGAACGCCGCCGAAATGTTCGGTCTGGACGAAGCGCGCAAGCTGCTCGACAATTTGAAGGATGCCGCGCCCCAACTGGTCGATGGCCTGACCCCCAATTTGTTGAGCCTGACGCAGATCAGCGCGCTGTGCCGTGCGCTGCTGTCCGAAGGCATCGCGCTCAAGGATTTCCGCCGCATCTGCGAGGCGATGGTCGATGGGGCGCGGCCCGATATGACGCATGAACAACTGGTCGAAGCGGTGCGCCAGCGCATCGGCGCGCTCATCATCCAGGGGCTTGTGCCGGTGAAGATGCCGCTGCCGGTCATCACCCTGGACGGCGATCTGGAAGCCATGCTGGCGCAGGCGATGCGCGTCGCGGGCGACGCCAGGCATCCCATCGAACCGAGCCTGGCCAACCGCATCGTCGAATCGGTCGTACACGCCGCCCGGCCGATGCTGGGCCAGGCGCGCAATTTTGCGATCGTTACCTCGCCGCTTGCTCGCCGGGCGCTTGCCCGCCTGTTCAAGCCGCATCTGCCGGAAACGCCGGTGCTATCCTTCCTGGAAATTCCCGACGGCAAGGGCGTGGAAGTGGTCGCTGTGGTCGGGAATGATCCCCGCCCAACGTCATCGCGCCACGACCCGCATCAGCACGAACCAGTCGCCTGAAGAGAGGCTAAGGCATGTATATGAACAAGATCGCGGCTGGCGCTCACACCTATGGCAAGCCCGGCGAACACAGCCAGGAACGGCTGGCCCGCCAATATATGCCGCTGGTGCGCAAGATCGCCTGGCATGTCCATGGCCGCGTTTCGAGCGCCATCGAGGTGGAAGACCTGCTCCAGATCGGCATGGTCGCGCTGGTCGAGGCGGCCAACGGTTTCGAGGATCGCGGCCTGGGCTTCGCCACCTATGCGCAATTGCGCGTGCGCGGCGCGATGATCGACCATCTGCGGCGGCAGGCGACGCTTTGCCGTTCCGCCATGACCCGGCGCAAGGAGCTGGCCGGCGTGCGCAACCGGCTGGAGCAGCGGTTCGGCCGCCCGCCGAGCGAAGCGGACATGTCGGCGGAAATGGAGCTGGAGCCTGCCGCCTATCGGGAGATCGCCGACAGCGCGGAGATGGTCCGGCACAGCAGCATGGACGAAGTCTATTCCGACCAGTCGATGTGGTTCGCGGACGTCGAGGATCGCGCCGACGACATCATGGAGCGCGAATCGCTCAAGGTCGCGCTCGCCAAGTGCATCGGCGACCTGCCTCAGCGCGAGGCGCTGGTGCTCCAGCTTTATTTTGTCGAGGAACTGAACCTGGAGGAAATCGGCCAAACGCTGGATATCGGCGCGGCGCGCGTCTGCCAGATCAAGAAGGCGGCGCTCGACAAGCTGCGCGAGACGCTGCGCGACTGGAACGATTGAGGCATCTGATCTAACGGGATAATTTCTATTCCCGTTCGCCCTGAGCCTGTCGAAGGGCCATTCTTCTCTTTAAGAAAGAGCTGGGCTTCGACAAGCTCAGCCCGAACGGATGTGGGGTGTTCGTTTTGGCCCCGGATAGCTATTCACGCGCGGCGAGCCAGCCTCATTCGTCGTTCGCCGGCATCGGCCCTATGCGGCGCTCGTCGCCGGTCGGCCAGCGAAAGCGCAGCGGACGGTAGCTTTGTGTCCGCCACCATGGATCGGCGACCTCGAACAGGCCGCTCTCCTCCGCCTTGCGGCCCAGGTCCTTGCGTGCGGTGATCGCCGCCAGCAGCGGCGCGAGGAACAGGCCAGCGACCACCGGAATGGCCCAACCCAGGCCACCCGCCTTGATCGCCAGCAGCGTCAGGCCGGCGCCCAGCAGCAGATGCCATTTGAACAGCCAGATCGCGCTGGTGATGGCCATGCCGTCGCGGTCGCGGGTCTGGCCGTTCCAACTGCTCTTGCGGCCCATCAATATGCCGAACAGGTTGATCGTTTGGGTCAGCATCGCGACCGGCGCCATCAGGATCGAAAGGGTGATGTCGGCGATCACGCCGCGCGTCATGCGCGCCGCGCCGCCAAAGCCGATGCGCCGCGCCGGGTCCGCCATCGCCCAGATGATCGCGAAAATCTTCGGCCCGAACAGCAGCACCGCCGTCACCGCCAGCAGCCCACCCGAAGGCAGCACCGCCGCCGGGGGCCACAGGCCGCTCGCCGCGCCGCCCAACACCACCAGGATCAGCGCCAGCCACATGGGCGAGGTGCAATAGGCGCTGGCGCCGACCAGCAATTGAAACCGGCTGACCGGGTGCAGCCCGGCGATCTTCACCAGCAGCGGCACATGCTGGATATTGCCCTGGCACCAGCGGCGGTCGCGGGTGAAGAGGTCGGGCATGGAAGGTGGGAATTCCTCGAAACTGTCGTCTGCCGTCACCATATGCACGTCCCAGCCGCGGCGGCGCAGCAGCGCGGCCTCCAGCATGTCGTGGCTCATGATATGGCCGCCGAAGGGCGCACGGCCGGGCAGTTCGGGCAGGCCGCAGCTTTCGGCGAAGGCGCGCACGCGCACGATCGCATTATGGCCCCAGAACATCCCTTCCGAACCCGCCCACCAGATCATGCCCGCAGCCGAGATCGGCCCGAACAGGCGGCTGGCGAACTGCTGCCAGCGCGCGAACAAAGTGGCCGCGCCCATCACCGTGGGGACGGTCTGGATGAGGCCGACATGCGGGTGCCGCTCCATGTCGGCGGCGAGCCGCGCCATGGTCTGGCCGCTCATCACGCTGTCGGCGTCCAGCACCACCATATAGTCATATCCGCCGCCGAAGCGCTGCACCCATTCGGCGATATTGCCCGGCTTGCGCCCGACATTGAGCGCACGGCGGCGATAATGGACGGGACGGGAGAAGGAGCCGCGCATCTCCTGATAGGCGCGCCGCTCGGTCTCGCCGCTTTCGGCGTTGGAATCGGACAGGATGAAAAATTCGAAACGCTCGCCACCCATCACCTGCGCCAGGGAGCGTTCCATGATTGACAGGCGGCCGAGCACGCCTAGGAAATCCTCGTTGCAGACCGGCAGCAGGATCGCGGTCTTGCCGCGCAGCGGTTCGGATGCGTTCAGCGGGCGGGGGGTGACGCTGCGCCCGCCGCCAACTGTCTGGAGCAGGAAGCCGATGGTCGCGGTCGCAAAGCCGAAGGAGATCCAGGCGAACAGCGAGATGAAGAGGGCGAGGTAGACGCCTTCCACGAAATCGATGCCGTCGAGGCCGATCGAGCGGCGCATTTCGTGCGCGGCCATGACGGCCGGGATCAGCGCCAGCAGCACGACCAGCAGCCGCCGCGCCCACAGGTCGATGTTGAAGCGGCGGCGCGCGATCAAGGGCGGCGCCGTCGAGAAATCCTGCTCAGGCATGGCGAGCGGACTTTCGGGCGGAACCTGTTCGAAGGCCCGCTTCAATGGTGTGTCTTCGCCGGTCGGCCCTGCCGACCGCGCGCCTCCATTCCCCATCTTGTCCAGACCTGCTTGTTGTTGACCCAGGCGTTAGAACCGTTCGTTACACTTAGGGTTCCCTTCATGCGCCGACGGGATAATGCACATATTCGCTGAATGCACGATTGCCAGCGCGTAATTGCAGACGAATATCGGCAGGACCGGCGGCATCGCGCTTCAGGTCGAGCACCGTGCGATAGGTTCCGGGCTTGCCCAGCACGGGATAGCCCGCAGTCTTGAGCAGCCTGCCGCCCTTTATGTCGCTCCAGATATCGAGCTTGCTGCCTTCCGGTACGCCGGTGAAATCGATCACGAGCCGGTCGCTGCCAGCCTCGCCGCCGCGTCCGCGCCAGACATTCTCGACGATGGCCAGACCTTTCGACGCTGGCGCGCGCGCCGCGCTCCAGTCCAGCCGATAACTGGCGTCGATCCGCCTGCCTGGCGTCACGGCGGCGGCGGGCGTCCAGTAGGCGGCGACATTGTCGGTATATTCGCTGTCGGTGGGGAAGGCGTAGAGCCGCACCTCGCCCTGACCCAGCGCCTTGGCCGGGGTTGCCCAGAGCGAAGGGCGGCGGTCATAATAGACGCCGTCATCCTGATAATGGTCGAAATCCCGGTCGCGTTGCAGCAGGCCGAAGCCCTGGGGATTGCGCTCTGTAAAGGCGCTGACCATCGGCGCCGACGGATTGACCAGCGGCCGGGCGTGGGCCGTGCCGTCGGCGCTGGCGATGGAGAAGAGGTCGGAATCATGGATTTCCGGCCGCCAGTCGGTGCCCTGTGTCCGGTTGGCCTGATCGTACCAGAACATGCTGGTCATCGGCATCAGGCCCAGTTCCGGGATGGCTCTGCGCGGGAAGAGGGCGGCGGTCACATCCTGCCGAACGCCATCCGTGCCAAGGCTGCTGACGAAGCGATAGGCGCCGGTGATGGAAACCCCGTCCAGCAGGGCGTAGACGATCACGCTGTTGTCGCCGCTCCGCTCCAGCCAGAAATGGGTGAAGCGGGGAAATTCCTCCTTGCCCAGGCTGGTGTTGATGGCGATCGCGCGCGCCGACAGGCCGAACTGCTTTTGCGGGCTGGGCGCGCGGAAATAGCTGGCGCCCAGGAAGGACAGCCAGTCGCCGTCGCGCTTGGCGTTCATGATGCGGAAGCCGGCAAAGCCCGCGTCCGGCCCCAGCGCCGCGACGGCATTGCCGGCCGGAGCGTCGAACATGGCGGGGTCGTAGCGGAGCGGCGTCGCCTGTCCATTGTCCACGATGGCGATCTGCACCGGTTGCGGCGCGGTGTTGGAAAGCGGGAAGAAGCGGACCCCGGTATCGCCGGGCAGGTCGCCCCACAAGGTACGGTCGTCGCGGAAGCGCGCCGCGTGCAGCGCGTCATAATCCACCCTGGCCGCGCCGGGATAGGCGGGTGTCTCCTTATAGGGCGCACGCGCCAGATCCTGCGCCTGCCCGACCAGCCTTTCCCAGGAAAAGGGCGTGGCCCGCGTCTGGGCGCGGAGCGTCTGGGGGAGCAGCAGGGTG
This genomic stretch from Sphingobium sp. BYY-5 harbors:
- the flhA gene encoding flagellar biosynthesis protein FlhA, yielding MNPAQVKAKIWMSAAKGAVLPFATLMVVLFMMVPVPAVMLDIGFITNIMISLAVLMVALNAAKPLDFSSFPTVLLFATLLRLALNVASTRVVLVQGHEGSDAAGQVIEAFGHFLIGGDYVVGIFVFAILMIINLVVITKGAGRVSEVSARFTLDALPGKQMAIDADLNAGLMTPEEAKLRRAEVATEADFYGSMDGASKFVKGDAVAGILILVINIVGGIILGVVSHGLAIGEAAQTYVILAIGDALVAQIPALLLSIAAASIVTRVKSEQDLSAQVAGQFGTGRAWVPVAAILGFLGVLPGMPHMIILSAAAVAGGIAWQLRKASQKKAAEPAPLPPAPNPALIEWDDVSDGAILGLEIGYGLIALVDERKGAPLMARITGIRRQLSKELGFVVPMVRVKDNLALEPNQYRITIAGVIVGEDEIWPDDLLALDSGALDGTVQGRVTKDPTFGLDAVWISQTRRSEAVVAGYTVVDPPTVVATHLNQLIAMNAAEMFGLDEARKLLDNLKDAAPQLVDGLTPNLLSLTQISALCRALLSEGIALKDFRRICEAMVDGARPDMTHEQLVEAVRQRIGALIIQGLVPVKMPLPVITLDGDLEAMLAQAMRVAGDARHPIEPSLANRIVESVVHAARPMLGQARNFAIVTSPLARRALARLFKPHLPETPVLSFLEIPDGKGVEVVAVVGNDPRPTSSRHDPHQHEPVA
- the fliA gene encoding RNA polymerase sigma factor FliA, translated to MYMNKIAAGAHTYGKPGEHSQERLARQYMPLVRKIAWHVHGRVSSAIEVEDLLQIGMVALVEAANGFEDRGLGFATYAQLRVRGAMIDHLRRQATLCRSAMTRRKELAGVRNRLEQRFGRPPSEADMSAEMELEPAAYREIADSAEMVRHSSMDEVYSDQSMWFADVEDRADDIMERESLKVALAKCIGDLPQREALVLQLYFVEELNLEEIGQTLDIGAARVCQIKKAALDKLRETLRDWND
- the mdoH gene encoding glucans biosynthesis glucosyltransferase MdoH codes for the protein MGNGGARSAGPTGEDTPLKRAFEQVPPESPLAMPEQDFSTAPPLIARRRFNIDLWARRLLVVLLALIPAVMAAHEMRRSIGLDGIDFVEGVYLALFISLFAWISFGFATATIGFLLQTVGGGRSVTPRPLNASEPLRGKTAILLPVCNEDFLGVLGRLSIMERSLAQVMGGERFEFFILSDSNAESGETERRAYQEMRGSFSRPVHYRRRALNVGRKPGNIAEWVQRFGGGYDYMVVLDADSVMSGQTMARLAADMERHPHVGLIQTVPTVMGAATLFARWQQFASRLFGPISAAGMIWWAGSEGMFWGHNAIVRVRAFAESCGLPELPGRAPFGGHIMSHDMLEAALLRRRGWDVHMVTADDSFEEFPPSMPDLFTRDRRWCQGNIQHVPLLVKIAGLHPVSRFQLLVGASAYCTSPMWLALILVVLGGAASGLWPPAAVLPSGGLLAVTAVLLFGPKIFAIIWAMADPARRIGFGGAARMTRGVIADITLSILMAPVAMLTQTINLFGILMGRKSSWNGQTRDRDGMAITSAIWLFKWHLLLGAGLTLLAIKAGGLGWAIPVVAGLFLAPLLAAITARKDLGRKAEESGLFEVADPWWRTQSYRPLRFRWPTGDERRIGPMPANDE
- a CDS encoding glucan biosynthesis protein: MTQIDRRAMIAASAATLLLPQTLRAQTRATPFSWERLVGQAQDLARAPYKETPAYPGAARVDYDALHAARFRDDRTLWGDLPGDTGVRFFPLSNTAPQPVQIAIVDNGQATPLRYDPAMFDAPAGNAVAALGPDAGFAGFRIMNAKRDGDWLSFLGASYFRAPSPQKQFGLSARAIAINTSLGKEEFPRFTHFWLERSGDNSVIVYALLDGVSITGAYRFVSSLGTDGVRQDVTAALFPRRAIPELGLMPMTSMFWYDQANRTQGTDWRPEIHDSDLFSIASADGTAHARPLVNPSAPMVSAFTERNPQGFGLLQRDRDFDHYQDDGVYYDRRPSLWATPAKALGQGEVRLYAFPTDSEYTDNVAAYWTPAAAVTPGRRIDASYRLDWSAARAPASKGLAIVENVWRGRGGEAGSDRLVIDFTGVPEGSKLDIWSDIKGGRLLKTAGYPVLGKPGTYRTVLDLKRDAAGPADIRLQLRAGNRAFSEYVHYPVGA